A single region of the Camelus ferus isolate YT-003-E chromosome 2, BCGSAC_Cfer_1.0, whole genome shotgun sequence genome encodes:
- the RAB33B gene encoding ras-related protein Rab-33B yields the protein MASEIESSLEESFSSSGAMSGASAFLPPARSRIFKIIVIGDSNVGKTCLTYRFCAGRFPDRTEATIGVDFRERAVEIDGERIKIQLWDTAGQERFRKSMVQHYYRNVHAVVFVYDMTNMASFHSLPSWIEECKQHLLANDIPRILVGNKCDLRSAIQVPTDLAQKFADTHSMPLFETSAKNPNDNDHVEAIFMTLAHKLKSHKPLMLSQPPDNGITLKPEPKPSMTCWC from the exons ATGGCTTCAGAGATTGAGTCGTCGCTCGAGGAGAGCTTCTCGTCCAGCGGTGCTATGTCAGGCGCCTCAGCGTTTCTGCCTCCGGCTCGCTCCCGCATCTTCAAAATAATCGTGATTGGCGACTCCAATGTGGGCAAAACGTGCCTGACCTACCGTTTCTGCGCCGGCCGCTTCCCTGACCGTACCGAGGCTACTATCGGGGTGGACTTCCGAGAACGAGCGGTGGAGATTGATGGGGAGCGTATCAAG ATCCAGCTATGGGACACGGCGGGACAAGAACGATTCAGAAAGAGCATGGTACAGCACTACTACAGAAATGTACATGCTGTTGTCTTCGTGTATGATATGACCAACATGGCGAGTTTTCATAGCCTGCCGTCTTGGATAGAAGAATGCAAACAGCATTTGCTAGCCAACGATATACCAAGGATTCTTGTTGGAAATAAATGTGACTTGAGAAGTGCCATTCAGGTACCCACAGACTTGGCACAGAAATTCGCTGACACGCACAGTATGCCTTTGTTTGAAACCTCTGCTAAAAACCCCAATGATAATGACCATGTGGAAGCTATATTTATGACCTTGGCTCATAAGCTTAAGAGCCATAAACCATTAATGCTTAGTCAACCCCCTGATAACGGAATTACCCTGAAGCCTGAACCAAAGCCTTCAATGACGTGCTGGTGCTAA